In the genome of Trichomycterus rosablanca isolate fTriRos1 chromosome 24, fTriRos1.hap1, whole genome shotgun sequence, one region contains:
- the ccdc51 gene encoding mitochondrial potassium channel, producing MGYRRSFLPSRSNGTYLYCFQVSGRIQRNVFSINRTYCSQKQSPADKTASENQEQPSTALRNVAELGKQWGQNTVKAATATVNYWWEKYEHFVGLIEVRGAQSKVTEAEQAFMVTRGMVREAHVSLEALQGKLKEVRDRLDRVSREEAHYLELATMEHKLLQEERRLKTAYENAEEGEREKFALFSAGVRESHEKERARAERTKNWSIIGSVLGAIIGVMGSTYVNRVRLQELKSLLLEAQKGPASLQEAIKVQASLHKSQQEELQRLIDTFNLKLNVVNDRAAKNDMPVAAARSAAPPSKPSVSEEAIREVLLQSRRAQLVMEDLKPHMEQLKQNVGKMATELQAVKTSIMTRPAEKAVIQAKDTPLIVCDTESVIQGLDQTEKRLEAQINRTTYNNTILSFTVFALAMPVLYVVFKGT from the exons ATGGGCTATCGAAGAAGCTTTTTACCATCAAGAAGCAATGGAACATATTTATATTGCTTCCAAGTCTCTGGCAGAATCCAGAGAAATGTCTTCTccattaacagaacttactgctCCCAAAAACAAAGTCCAGCAGACAAAACCGCGTCTGAAAATCAGGAGCAGCCGTCGACTGCCTTAAGGAACGTGGCTGAGCTTGGGAAACAGTGGGGACAGAATACAGTGAAAGCTGCAACGGCTACTGTCAACTACTGGTGGGAGAAGTATGAGCACTTTGTCGGTCTTATTGAAGTCAGAGGTGCTCAGTCGAAAGTTACAGAG GCTGAGCAGGCGTTCATGGTGACCAGAGGAATGGTCCGTGAGGCTCATGTGAGTTTGGAGGCTCTTCAGGGAAAACTTAAGGAAGTCAGAGATCGTCTAGACCGGGTATCACGTGAGGAGGCACATTATCTGGAACTAGCAACAATGGAACACAAGTTACTACAG GAGGAGCGTCGTCTCAAAACGGCTTACGAAAACGCAGAAGAAGGTGAACGTGAGAAATTCGCCCTCTTCTCTGCCGGTGTGCGTGAGAGTCATGAAAAAGAACGAGCTCGGGCTGAACGCACCAAGAACTGGTCTATCATTGGTTCGGTTCTTGGAGCCATCATTGGTGTCATGGGGTCCACTTATGTCAACAGGGTGCGTCTTCAGGAGCTCAAAAGCTTGCTGCTGGAGGCTCAGAAGGGACCAGCGAGCCTACAGGAGGCTATTAAAGTCCAGGCCAGTTTGCACAAAAGCCAGCAGGAGGAACTTCAACGTCTCATAGATACATTTAACCTTAAGCTTAATGTTGTTAATGACAGAGCAGCTAAAAACGATATGCCAGTGGCAGCAGCACGATCTGCAGCTCCACCATCTAAACCCAGTGTGTCAGAAGAAGCTATCAGAGAGGTTCTTCTGCAAAGCCGGAGAGCTCAGCTTGTCATGGAAGATTTGAAACCACATATGGAGCAGCTGAAGCAGAACGTAGGAAAGATGGCGACagaattacaggctgtaaagaCGTCCATCATGACCCGTCCTGCAGAAAAAGCTGTCATTCAGGCAAAAGATACGCCGCTCATAGTGTGTGATACGGAGAGCGTGATTCAAGGCCTGGACCAGACTGAGAAACGACTGGAGGCTCAGATTAATAGGACTACGTATAATAACACCATTCTGAGCTTTACTGTGTTCGCGTTAGCCATGCCTGTGCTGTATGTCGTCTTTAAAGGTACTTAA
- the tma7 gene encoding translation machinery-associated protein 7: MSGREGGKKKPLKAPKKQSKEADDDEVQFKQKQKEEQKAMDAMKTKAAGKGPLTSGGIKKSGKK, translated from the exons ATGTCTGGAAGAGAAG gagGTAAAAAGAAACCCCTTAAGGCTCCCAAGAAACAGTCCAAAGAGGCGGACGAT GATGAAGTCCAGTTCAAAcagaagcagaaggaggagCAGAAAGCTATGGACGCGATGAAAACCAAAGCAGCAGGAAAAGGACCATTAA CATCCGGCGGCATCAAGAAATCCGGGAAGAAATGA
- the LOC134302099 gene encoding deoxyribonuclease gamma-like yields MKIASFNIQKFGKRKLSDPAVLSTLVKIISRYDIVVVLEVVDSSGKAVESFLKELNKANPKHHYSMKLSVRLGRTVYKEQFMFLYRDDLVKVIDTYQYEDNQPGDEDAFDREPYILRFSCPNTVVKDLVLVPVHTKPEDSEKEVDELYDVVQAVRDKWKTDNIMILGDFNADGSYVSKKEMKAIRIFTDKDFHWLISDKVDTTTSKKNDHTYDRIVVYGKHMLDVIEPNSAKPFNFPQEFGLTEAEALKVSDHYPVEVQLKEVKGSK; encoded by the exons ATGAAAATTGCCTCGTTTAACATTCAGAAATTTGGGAAAAGGAAACTGTCTGATCCTGCAGTTCTCTCAACTCTAGTTAAG ATCATCTCACGTTATGATATCGTTGTTGTCCTGGAGGTGGTGGATTCCAGTGGGAAAGCGGTCGAAAGCTTCCTCAAAGAGCTAAATAA GGCAAACCCTAAGCATCATTACTCTATGAAGCTCAGCGTACGACTGGGAAGGACCGTTTATAAGGAGCAGTTTATGTTCCTCTATAG AGATGATCTGGTGAAAGTGATTGACACTTACCAGTATGAGGACAATCAGCCTGGAGATGAGGACGCCTTTGATAGAGAACCCTACATTCTGCGTTTCTCGTGTCCTAACACAG TGGTAAAAGACCTGGTGCTGGTCCCTGTCCATACAAAGCCTGAAGACTCAGAGAAGGAAGTAGACGAGCTGTATGATGTGGTCCAGGCTGTTAGAGACAAATGGAAAACTGAT AATATCATGATCTTGGGAGACTTCAACGCAGATGGCAGTTACGTGTCCAAAAAAGAGATGAAGGCGATTCGCATCTTCACTGACAAAGACTTCCACTGGCTGATTAGTGATAAGGTGGACACAACCACAAGCAAGAAGAATGACCACACCTATGACAG GATCGTGGTGTATGGAAAGCACATGCTCGATGTCATAGAACCAAACTCGGCCAAACCTTTCAACTTCCCGCAGGAGTTTGGACTGACAGAAGCTGAA GCACTAAAAGTAAGTGACCACTATCCAGTGGAGGTGCAACTGAAAGAAGTCAAAGGCAGCAAATAA